The following are encoded together in the Hyalangium ruber genome:
- a CDS encoding choice-of-anchor D domain-containing protein, with protein MSQGRVWGRVLGLAVLAAMVAACHEPGNTRAVAAAAMVDTGELDFGEVPVGEWREREVHIRNVGYVPFFALDALSLGDNPSYQVELVEGESRVMPGESKQVKVRFHPLREGLIEEQVRMRTDANSGAVQQVVVRGTGAPTPVGIYPPVLDFETLEVESDRTLTLTITNPVDLPLTVAVGGDQAEPFTTDVVTVPPFSTQQVNTKYLPKDLGRMGARVEVRSCQDCTPSTAELAGNSVASAFVFEPTPVPFEPIPVHEKSATQAWARNITWRPVTIANLITSDPQSFYSLNSVDGRTVGPGEAVELDLEFAARQADRTTAQLTLNYASDRTRQSEVMLDARGGQPTLAVTPLSLDFGEVPVGGKLAKVIRISNAGTTGQLHLLGLRADGAQDQFAVNVPTRGTQTYPWTSGTWPQLEAGSIAIAPGGDSLELTIYFEPKAEGSHQVQLRLRSDAPFSAERTILLTGRARASGPCVYELRPQPALDFGNVAPGRGAVLGFYMRNPGRAECAVKDIHISNDAGGAFFMPGGRITGGVLPYDTAFSAMVAFRPPTAGTYAGELKLTVNNPDNPTVTLPLTGVSQASCLVAAPSFVDFGAIRYDCAATPRRTLISNQCPHPVTVTQASIGAGTSNQFTLTRPLDQPRTLAPGEGFELELTYARDVLGQHFSPLFVKADTEPTPLLVPLLAETNHEGIQLDNFTQGTDSQLDVLFVISNTTTMNTYQQRLRSAIPGWLEHARTEGVDVRVGVTSTALSPRAVEGCDAQNGDAGRLLPLDGSRQRVVSGTTADAAQTLQSNVEVGLCHNLVQGLETTRQALSSPLVDSQDDPRTPQPNDGNLGLVRTPARLAVVVVADEDDNSGFPADSYTQFLQAMKGPGMSHRTQLYALVPTDNRCATAGTGTRFSEVARATGGAVDSVCRGDYRPFLDQLIRRAGEPQADFPLTATPSTSSEMSVRVQGRTVDPSLWRYDASRNAILFQANAVPATGQNIQIRYRSVCGNPPAP; from the coding sequence ATGAGTCAGGGGCGGGTCTGGGGGCGTGTGCTCGGTCTGGCAGTGCTGGCCGCCATGGTGGCGGCCTGTCATGAGCCAGGAAACACCCGTGCGGTGGCCGCGGCCGCGATGGTCGACACCGGGGAGCTCGACTTCGGCGAGGTACCCGTGGGTGAGTGGCGTGAGCGGGAGGTACACATCCGCAACGTCGGCTATGTGCCCTTCTTCGCGCTGGATGCGCTGAGCCTGGGTGACAACCCCTCGTACCAGGTGGAGCTGGTGGAGGGTGAGAGCCGGGTGATGCCGGGCGAGTCCAAGCAGGTGAAGGTGCGCTTCCACCCGCTGCGCGAGGGGCTCATCGAAGAGCAGGTGCGCATGCGCACGGACGCCAACTCCGGCGCCGTGCAGCAGGTGGTGGTGCGGGGCACAGGCGCGCCGACGCCGGTGGGCATCTACCCGCCGGTGCTGGACTTCGAGACGCTGGAGGTGGAGAGCGATCGCACGCTGACGCTCACCATCACCAACCCGGTGGACCTGCCCCTCACGGTGGCGGTGGGCGGCGATCAGGCCGAGCCCTTCACCACGGACGTCGTCACCGTTCCGCCCTTCAGCACCCAGCAGGTGAATACGAAGTACCTGCCGAAGGACCTGGGGCGCATGGGGGCGCGCGTGGAGGTGCGCTCCTGCCAGGACTGCACCCCGTCCACGGCGGAGCTGGCGGGTAACTCGGTGGCGAGCGCCTTCGTGTTCGAGCCGACGCCGGTGCCCTTCGAGCCCATCCCCGTCCACGAGAAGAGCGCCACGCAGGCGTGGGCGCGCAACATCACCTGGCGGCCGGTGACCATCGCCAACCTCATCACCTCGGATCCCCAGTCGTTCTACAGCCTCAACAGCGTGGACGGGCGGACCGTGGGGCCGGGCGAGGCGGTGGAGCTGGACCTGGAGTTCGCAGCGCGCCAGGCGGACCGCACCACCGCGCAGCTGACGCTGAACTACGCCTCGGACCGGACGCGCCAGTCGGAGGTCATGCTGGACGCGCGGGGCGGTCAGCCCACGCTCGCGGTGACGCCCCTGTCGCTGGACTTCGGCGAGGTGCCCGTGGGCGGCAAGCTGGCCAAGGTCATCCGCATCTCCAACGCCGGCACCACCGGGCAGCTGCACCTGCTGGGCTTGCGCGCCGACGGAGCCCAGGACCAGTTCGCCGTGAACGTGCCCACCCGAGGCACGCAGACCTATCCGTGGACGAGCGGCACCTGGCCCCAGCTCGAAGCGGGCAGCATCGCCATCGCTCCGGGCGGGGACTCGCTCGAGCTGACGATCTACTTCGAGCCCAAGGCGGAGGGCAGCCACCAGGTCCAGCTCCGGCTGCGCTCGGATGCGCCGTTCTCCGCGGAGCGCACCATCCTCCTCACCGGCCGGGCGCGCGCCAGCGGTCCCTGCGTCTACGAGCTGCGGCCGCAGCCGGCGCTGGACTTCGGCAACGTGGCGCCGGGCCGGGGCGCGGTGCTGGGCTTCTACATGCGCAACCCGGGGCGCGCCGAGTGCGCCGTGAAGGACATCCACATCTCCAATGACGCGGGCGGGGCCTTCTTCATGCCCGGTGGCCGCATCACCGGCGGCGTGCTGCCCTACGACACGGCCTTCAGCGCCATGGTGGCCTTCCGCCCGCCGACCGCGGGTACCTACGCGGGCGAGCTGAAGCTCACGGTGAACAACCCGGACAACCCCACGGTGACGCTGCCGCTCACGGGCGTGTCCCAGGCGAGCTGCCTCGTCGCCGCGCCCTCCTTCGTGGACTTCGGCGCCATCCGGTACGACTGCGCCGCCACGCCGCGCCGCACGCTCATCTCCAACCAGTGCCCGCACCCGGTCACCGTGACCCAGGCGAGCATCGGCGCGGGCACGAGCAACCAGTTCACGCTGACCCGACCGCTGGACCAGCCGCGCACGCTGGCGCCCGGCGAGGGCTTCGAGCTGGAGCTGACCTACGCGCGTGACGTGCTCGGCCAGCACTTCAGCCCGCTGTTCGTGAAGGCCGACACCGAGCCCACGCCGCTGCTGGTGCCCCTGCTGGCGGAGACCAACCACGAGGGCATCCAGCTCGACAACTTCACCCAGGGCACCGACAGCCAGCTCGACGTGCTCTTCGTCATCTCCAACACCACCACCATGAACACCTACCAGCAGCGGCTGCGCTCGGCGATTCCCGGCTGGCTGGAGCACGCCCGGACCGAGGGCGTGGACGTCCGCGTGGGTGTCACCAGCACGGCCCTCAGTCCGCGCGCGGTGGAGGGGTGTGACGCGCAGAACGGGGATGCCGGGCGCCTGCTGCCCTTGGATGGCAGCCGCCAGCGCGTGGTGAGCGGCACCACGGCCGACGCGGCCCAGACGCTCCAGTCCAATGTGGAGGTGGGCCTGTGCCACAACCTGGTGCAGGGCCTGGAGACGACCCGGCAGGCGCTCTCCTCGCCCCTGGTGGACAGCCAGGACGACCCGCGCACCCCGCAGCCCAACGACGGCAACCTGGGCCTGGTCCGCACTCCGGCGCGCCTGGCGGTGGTGGTGGTGGCCGACGAGGACGACAACTCGGGCTTCCCCGCCGACAGCTACACCCAGTTCCTCCAGGCCATGAAGGGGCCCGGCATGTCCCACCGCACCCAGCTCTACGCCCTGGTGCCTACCGACAACCGGTGCGCCACGGCCGGCACGGGGACGCGCTTCTCGGAGGTGGCCCGGGCCACGGGCGGCGCGGTGGACTCGGTGTGCCGCGGCGACTACCGGCCCTTCCTGGACCAGCTGATCCGCCGCGCGGGGGAGCCGCAGGCCGACTTCCCCCTCACCGCCACGCCCTCCACCAGCTCGGAGATGTCGGTGCGTGTCCAGGGACGCACGGTGGATCCTTCCCTCTGGCGGTACGACGCTTCGCGTAACGCCATCCTCTTCCAGGCCAACGCGGTGCCCGCCACGGGCCAGAACATCCAGATCCGCTACCGCAGCGTCTGTGGCAACCCGCCTGCCCCCTGA
- a CDS encoding AAA domain-containing protein, translating into MPRDVSFFDQLGRLMSLERDAERARSSALAQSLTLKERAEQGLSVLDLESVEEEVGLGGRILVTLARADRAPFPVPLHNGDQVAVMPRRAEVKEPSRALISRATRTRLQLAFDRSPPPFLNEGLLRLDVVPNDVTYERVRAGLERVKALDKGAERRKREVLLGNEPPRFDKPKELEPTRPLNPEQADAVARALAAEDFFLVHGPPGTGKSTVLAEIAAQAVARGERLLCTAASNAAVDHLLELCLNQGLRAIRVGHPARVAARLQQHTLDIVVEEHPDRILSRDLFDEAFDLFGYARRQRTQGRSRERFSNARASTTEAKGLMDEARKLERKAVRAVLERAQVVCVTLASLESGVLHGETFDLALLDEATQATEPLTLLGFLRAPKVVLAGDPKQLPPTILSQEAAKAGLAVSLFERLLQDHGEGVKRMLREQYRMNTRIMEFPSREMYGGELRAHPSVADRTLAEVLTPGAEVDAPPVLFLDTAGKGFEEQVEEHSRSLFNTGEADLILARVKALLAAGLSPRELAVITPYSAQAFHLRERVEALSPEVEVDTVDAFQGREKDAILVTLTRSNSEGQLGFLTDLRRMNVALTRARRHLFVVGDSATLSGNPFYSRFIEGSQADGGYRSAWEWPDAT; encoded by the coding sequence ATGCCTCGTGACGTCTCCTTCTTCGACCAGCTGGGCCGGCTCATGTCCCTGGAGCGCGACGCCGAGCGCGCCCGCTCCTCCGCGCTGGCCCAGAGCCTCACCCTGAAAGAGCGCGCCGAGCAGGGGCTCTCCGTCCTCGACCTGGAGAGCGTCGAGGAGGAGGTCGGCCTGGGCGGGCGCATCCTCGTCACCCTCGCCCGCGCCGACCGGGCCCCCTTCCCCGTACCCCTCCACAACGGCGACCAGGTGGCGGTGATGCCTCGCCGCGCCGAGGTGAAGGAGCCCTCCCGCGCCCTCATCTCCCGCGCCACCCGGACCCGGCTCCAGCTCGCCTTCGATCGCTCCCCGCCGCCGTTCCTCAATGAGGGCCTGCTGCGCCTGGATGTCGTCCCCAACGACGTGACGTACGAGCGCGTGCGCGCCGGGCTCGAGCGCGTGAAGGCCCTCGACAAGGGCGCCGAGCGCCGCAAGCGCGAGGTGCTGCTCGGCAACGAGCCGCCCCGCTTCGACAAGCCCAAGGAGCTCGAGCCCACCCGCCCGCTCAACCCCGAGCAGGCCGACGCGGTGGCCCGCGCGCTGGCCGCCGAGGACTTCTTCCTCGTCCACGGCCCCCCTGGCACCGGCAAGAGCACCGTGCTTGCGGAGATCGCCGCCCAGGCCGTGGCACGCGGGGAGCGCCTGCTGTGTACCGCCGCCAGCAACGCCGCCGTGGACCACCTGCTGGAGCTGTGTCTGAACCAGGGCCTGCGCGCCATCCGCGTGGGCCACCCGGCGCGCGTGGCCGCTCGGCTGCAACAGCACACGCTGGACATCGTGGTGGAGGAGCACCCCGACCGCATCCTCTCGCGCGACCTCTTCGACGAGGCCTTCGACCTGTTCGGCTACGCGCGGCGCCAGCGCACCCAGGGCCGCAGCCGCGAGCGCTTCTCCAATGCCCGCGCCTCCACCACCGAGGCCAAGGGGCTCATGGACGAGGCGCGCAAGCTGGAGCGCAAGGCCGTGCGCGCCGTGCTCGAGCGCGCCCAGGTGGTCTGCGTCACCCTGGCGAGCCTCGAGTCCGGCGTGCTCCACGGAGAGACGTTCGACCTGGCCCTCCTCGACGAGGCCACCCAGGCCACCGAGCCCCTCACGCTGCTGGGCTTCCTGCGCGCGCCCAAGGTGGTGCTCGCCGGAGACCCCAAGCAGCTGCCGCCCACCATCCTCTCCCAGGAGGCGGCCAAGGCGGGCCTGGCGGTGAGCCTCTTCGAGCGGCTGCTCCAGGACCACGGCGAGGGCGTGAAACGGATGCTGCGCGAGCAGTACCGGATGAACACCCGCATCATGGAGTTCCCCTCGCGGGAGATGTACGGCGGCGAGCTGCGCGCCCACCCCAGCGTGGCCGACCGCACCCTGGCCGAGGTGCTCACCCCCGGCGCGGAGGTGGATGCCCCGCCCGTGCTCTTCCTGGACACCGCGGGCAAGGGCTTCGAGGAGCAGGTGGAGGAGCACTCCCGGAGTCTCTTCAACACCGGCGAGGCGGACCTGATCCTCGCCCGGGTGAAGGCGCTGCTCGCCGCGGGCCTCTCTCCGCGCGAGCTGGCCGTCATCACTCCTTATAGTGCGCAGGCCTTCCACCTGCGCGAGCGCGTGGAGGCGCTCTCTCCCGAGGTGGAGGTGGACACCGTGGACGCCTTCCAGGGCCGCGAGAAGGACGCCATCCTCGTCACCCTCACCCGCTCCAACAGCGAGGGACAGCTCGGCTTCCTCACCGACCTGCGCCGCATGAACGTGGCCCTCACCCGTGCCCGGCGGCACCTCTTCGTCGTCGGCGACTCGGCCACCTTGAGCGGAAACCCCTTCTACTCGCGCTTCATCGAGGGCTCGCAGGCCGACGGCGGCTACCGCTCCGCCTGGGAGTGGCCCGACGCCACCTGA
- a CDS encoding alpha/beta fold hydrolase encodes MPPSFEPLIVLSQGIELHVRQRHPSGTPAVLFLHGWLDNSHTFDWVLEHLPDTWRIVLIDFRGMGRSAHVPFGGNYTFADYLLDVESTLDTLGLSEAHLVGHSLGGNVATAYAAARPARIKSVTLIESLGPTGGSPDGALDRLRGFLDDAQRPPRRKSYPSVEEAAARLRENNSSLTEAASLHLARYGTEPAEGGYVFRFDPLHRRRFGHGFDEAQWLAILSAITSPVQLLSGSNGLTADDARVRARLAAMRPAKTLTLSGGHHVHMEQPEAVARALEHFIR; translated from the coding sequence GTGCCCCCATCTTTCGAGCCCCTCATCGTCCTCTCCCAAGGTATCGAGCTGCACGTTCGCCAGCGCCACCCGTCCGGCACTCCCGCCGTCCTGTTCCTGCACGGTTGGCTGGACAACTCGCACACCTTCGACTGGGTGCTGGAGCACCTGCCGGACACCTGGCGCATCGTGCTCATCGACTTTCGCGGCATGGGCCGCAGCGCCCATGTGCCCTTCGGCGGCAACTACACCTTCGCCGACTACCTGCTGGACGTGGAGTCCACGCTGGACACGCTCGGCCTGAGCGAGGCGCACCTGGTCGGCCACTCGCTGGGCGGCAATGTCGCCACCGCCTACGCCGCCGCACGCCCCGCGCGGATCAAGAGCGTCACCCTCATCGAGAGCTTGGGGCCCACCGGCGGCTCCCCGGACGGCGCGCTGGATCGCCTGCGCGGCTTCCTCGACGATGCGCAGCGTCCGCCCCGCCGCAAGTCCTACCCCAGCGTGGAGGAGGCCGCGGCACGTCTTCGAGAGAACAACTCCTCCCTCACAGAGGCCGCCTCGCTCCACCTGGCCCGCTACGGCACCGAGCCCGCCGAGGGCGGCTACGTCTTCCGGTTTGATCCGCTGCACCGCCGCCGCTTCGGCCACGGCTTCGATGAGGCCCAGTGGCTGGCCATCCTCTCCGCCATCACCAGCCCGGTGCAGCTGCTCTCCGGCAGCAACGGCCTGACCGCGGACGACGCGCGGGTCCGCGCCCGGCTGGCCGCCATGCGCCCCGCGAAGACCCTCACTCTGTCCGGTGGTCACCATGTCCACATGGAGCAGCCCGAGGCCGTGGCGCGTGCCCTGGAGCACTTCATCCGCTGA
- a CDS encoding methyl-accepting chemotaxis protein, with protein sequence MNTVSPSPPAFLSHRPIGARLGLAFAMLVAMLAGLGLYSLDGLARLNTALGALVAERYRTIELVNEAIHVHDENARLLLQLAMMGPLGSGAEDMRALRERMSENSKRFAEMLTELEARMVSEQERALFAIVAARRTPYLESRQQVGALLAQGNVAEAMALLTRETLPRLSEYRLAWKELIAFEHDRMKATAAESEALHAEARGTILGVIGFAVLVAVLVALVTTRGVTVPIARVVGHARQIAAGNLRERILVTHGDETGQLQRAMREMSERLSGVLAEVRAGANTLSTGSEQVSFASQALSQGTSEQAASVEETSAYLQEMSATLLRNADLSQQTEEVALRTAREVEEGGRAVQETVSAMQRIVERIAIIEELAYQTNLLSLNASIEAARAGEQGRGFAVVAGEVRKLSERARGAAREIVSEAGVSMRVAERSGKALTALLPSIRRTVELVQQVSTSSREQKGSVEYITRAMTSVDTVTQRNSAGAEELAATAEELAQQAESLRQAIAFFALAEEEASTQAPRLLAA encoded by the coding sequence ATGAACACGGTCTCTCCCTCTCCCCCAGCGTTCCTGTCCCACCGTCCCATCGGCGCCAGGCTGGGCCTGGCGTTCGCGATGCTCGTCGCCATGCTGGCGGGCCTCGGGCTCTACTCGCTCGATGGGCTCGCCCGGCTCAACACCGCGCTGGGAGCGCTCGTCGCCGAGCGCTACCGGACCATCGAGCTCGTCAACGAGGCCATCCACGTCCACGATGAGAACGCGCGGCTCCTGCTCCAGCTGGCCATGATGGGGCCGCTCGGCAGCGGCGCGGAGGACATGCGCGCCCTGCGCGAGCGCATGAGCGAGAACAGCAAGCGGTTCGCCGAGATGCTGACGGAGCTCGAGGCGCGGATGGTCTCCGAGCAGGAGCGTGCCCTGTTCGCCATCGTCGCGGCGCGGCGCACGCCGTACCTGGAGAGCCGGCAGCAGGTGGGGGCCCTCCTGGCCCAGGGCAACGTCGCCGAGGCCATGGCCCTGCTGACCCGGGAGACGCTGCCGCGCCTTTCGGAGTACCGGCTTGCCTGGAAGGAGCTCATCGCCTTCGAGCACGACAGGATGAAGGCCACCGCCGCGGAGAGCGAGGCGCTGCACGCCGAGGCACGGGGCACCATCCTCGGCGTCATAGGCTTCGCCGTGCTGGTGGCGGTCCTGGTGGCGCTGGTCACCACCCGAGGCGTGACGGTCCCCATCGCGCGCGTGGTGGGACACGCCCGGCAGATCGCCGCCGGCAACCTGCGCGAGCGCATCCTCGTCACCCATGGCGATGAGACCGGCCAGTTGCAGCGCGCCATGCGGGAGATGTCCGAGCGCCTGTCGGGTGTGCTCGCCGAGGTGCGCGCGGGAGCCAATACCCTCTCGACGGGCAGCGAGCAGGTCTCCTTCGCCTCGCAGGCGCTCTCGCAAGGCACCAGCGAGCAGGCCGCCTCGGTGGAGGAGACGAGCGCCTACCTCCAGGAGATGAGCGCCACCTTGCTGCGCAACGCGGACCTCAGCCAGCAGACCGAGGAGGTCGCGCTGAGGACCGCGCGCGAGGTGGAGGAGGGCGGCCGGGCGGTGCAGGAGACGGTCTCGGCCATGCAGCGCATCGTCGAGCGCATCGCCATCATCGAGGAGCTGGCCTACCAGACGAACCTGCTCTCCCTGAACGCCTCCATCGAGGCGGCCCGGGCGGGGGAGCAGGGCCGGGGGTTCGCGGTCGTGGCCGGGGAGGTGCGCAAGCTCTCCGAGCGTGCCCGGGGCGCGGCCCGGGAGATCGTCTCGGAGGCCGGAGTGAGCATGCGGGTGGCGGAGCGGTCCGGGAAGGCCCTCACGGCGCTGCTGCCCTCCATCCGGCGGACCGTCGAGCTGGTCCAGCAGGTGAGCACCTCCTCGCGGGAGCAGAAGGGGAGCGTGGAGTACATCACCCGGGCGATGACGAGCGTGGACACGGTCACCCAGCGCAACTCCGCGGGCGCCGAGGAGCTGGCGGCCACGGCCGAGGAGCTGGCCCAGCAGGCGGAGTCGCTCCGGCAGGCCATCGCCTTCTTCGCGCTCGCGGAGGAGGAAGCCTCGACGCAGGCGCCCCGGTTGCTGGCGGCCTGA
- a CDS encoding tellurite resistance TerB family protein, whose amino-acid sequence MAREQAVNARKQRNAALVETMLLAAMADGSVSELEMQTLLRRVIERPEFEGTKPDELNALVESCARHLSEAKNLQEILSSLRTRLPNHKNRMLAFGLAAAVAFADQRATRAELGLLKTIQAALGISEDEVAQIIDIIEMGGSLSEALGEPLERLYAEVMVLVSAADGKLKEAEARALVESFAADPLFENVSPERAQSFVSESVAALATEGLPQRLQVLAHGLTTHAHRVKAYRLATKIAHASGQASVAEQRILDLLQATFGLADDEVSRLDRGAGA is encoded by the coding sequence ATGGCTCGAGAGCAGGCAGTAAACGCCCGCAAGCAGCGCAACGCCGCACTGGTGGAGACGATGCTCCTGGCCGCCATGGCCGACGGCTCCGTGTCCGAGCTGGAGATGCAGACGCTCTTGCGCCGTGTCATCGAGCGCCCGGAGTTCGAGGGCACCAAGCCCGACGAGCTCAACGCCCTGGTGGAGTCCTGCGCCCGGCACCTGTCCGAGGCGAAGAACCTCCAGGAGATCCTCTCCTCGCTGCGCACGCGGCTGCCCAACCACAAGAACCGCATGTTGGCCTTCGGGCTGGCGGCGGCGGTGGCCTTCGCGGACCAGCGCGCCACGCGCGCGGAGCTGGGGCTGCTCAAGACGATCCAGGCCGCGCTCGGCATCTCCGAGGACGAGGTGGCGCAGATCATCGACATCATCGAGATGGGCGGCAGCCTGTCCGAGGCGCTGGGCGAGCCGCTGGAGCGCCTGTACGCCGAGGTGATGGTGCTGGTGAGCGCGGCGGACGGCAAGCTGAAGGAGGCCGAGGCGCGGGCGCTGGTGGAGAGCTTCGCGGCCGACCCGCTCTTCGAGAACGTGAGCCCGGAGCGGGCCCAGAGCTTCGTGAGCGAGTCGGTGGCGGCGCTGGCGACCGAGGGGCTGCCGCAGCGGCTCCAGGTGCTGGCGCACGGGCTGACCACGCACGCGCACCGGGTGAAGGCCTACCGGCTGGCCACCAAGATTGCCCATGCCTCTGGCCAGGCGAGCGTCGCCGAGCAGCGCATCCTGGACCTGTTGCAGGCGACTTTCGGCCTGGCGGACGACGAGGTGTCGCGCCTCGATCGGGGCGCGGGAGCCTAG
- a CDS encoding phosphate/phosphite/phosphonate ABC transporter substrate-binding protein: protein MSVNSPNPTRAVFRFALPPSLGSERARERAEQLGAFLQNALGKPVEVSVASSYEVLAKELLSGKADAAWAPPFVCARTEAMGVRVLVRGVRLGMSSYRAALVCRSGKGLTLERLKGVTAAWVDRDAVAGYLLPVAYLKAQGVEPPRAFTAQHFTGSYRGALEAVLDGTADVAGVFCPPASTGLTYTAGVEKVLGKGAGDKFDLIAYTEEAPNDGVPVSMNVAPPVAKVLESTFLELESSPEGQALLKDVFSADRFEPAPRMGYRALYRVALASL from the coding sequence ATGTCCGTGAACTCCCCCAACCCGACGCGCGCGGTCTTCCGCTTCGCCCTGCCGCCCTCGCTGGGCAGTGAGCGTGCGCGGGAGCGCGCCGAGCAGCTCGGCGCCTTCCTGCAGAACGCGCTGGGCAAGCCCGTGGAGGTGTCCGTGGCCTCCAGCTACGAGGTGCTCGCCAAGGAGCTGCTGTCCGGCAAGGCGGACGCGGCCTGGGCGCCTCCCTTCGTGTGCGCGCGCACCGAGGCCATGGGCGTGCGGGTGCTGGTACGCGGCGTGCGCCTGGGCATGTCCTCCTACCGGGCCGCGCTGGTGTGCCGCTCCGGCAAGGGGCTGACGCTGGAGCGCCTCAAGGGCGTCACCGCCGCCTGGGTGGACCGGGACGCCGTGGCGGGCTACCTGCTGCCCGTGGCGTACCTGAAGGCCCAGGGCGTGGAGCCCCCGCGCGCCTTCACCGCCCAGCACTTCACCGGCTCGTACCGGGGCGCGCTGGAGGCGGTGCTCGATGGCACGGCGGACGTGGCGGGCGTGTTCTGCCCTCCGGCCTCCACGGGCCTCACCTACACCGCGGGCGTGGAGAAGGTGTTGGGCAAGGGAGCGGGCGACAAGTTCGATCTCATCGCCTACACCGAGGAGGCCCCCAACGACGGCGTGCCGGTGTCGATGAACGTGGCGCCGCCAGTGGCCAAGGTGCTGGAGTCCACGTTCCTCGAGCTGGAGTCCTCGCCCGAGGGGCAGGCGCTGCTCAAGGACGTGTTCAGCGCCGATCGCTTCGAGCCCGCGCCGCGCATGGGCTACCGCGCCCTCTACCGCGTGGCGCTGGCCAGCCTCTAA
- a CDS encoding serine/threonine protein kinase, giving the protein MGQVYLARQKGPVGFQKLLVVKRLLPHLSEDDEFIQMFLDEARIAALLNHPNIAQIYDLGEVDGTYYIAMEYVHGEAIADVNKRAIQRKGAMPLAFKCRVIADAAAGLDAAHHARSPSGRKLALIHRDVSPQNVLVGFNGSVKIIDFGVAKAANKFSQTTVGQIKGKHAYMSPEQAKGEPLDHRSDVFGLGTVFYELLTNTRLFKRETELATLKAVVAAKVTPPSEVVQSIPKAMDAVILKALAKNRDERFATAGDLQLAIEDFLFKQQLPGTTAHLAAFMRELYAEELEEEFSNEPTVIAYDPRHMSRPGKTKEPPPLLDDLPPTALVPAQKQQTLPPAAPKVAGVIPKAPKVAPSSDSSKDTSGSRKSSRSGKGEK; this is encoded by the coding sequence ATGGGCCAGGTCTATCTCGCCCGGCAGAAGGGGCCCGTGGGCTTCCAGAAGCTGCTGGTCGTCAAGCGGCTGCTGCCCCACCTGTCCGAGGATGATGAGTTCATCCAGATGTTCCTGGACGAGGCGCGCATCGCCGCGCTCCTCAACCACCCGAACATCGCCCAGATCTACGACCTGGGAGAGGTGGACGGCACCTACTACATCGCCATGGAGTACGTACACGGCGAGGCGATCGCCGACGTGAACAAGCGGGCCATCCAACGCAAGGGGGCGATGCCGCTGGCGTTCAAGTGCCGCGTCATCGCCGACGCCGCCGCCGGGCTGGACGCCGCGCACCACGCGCGCAGCCCCTCCGGGCGCAAGCTGGCGCTGATCCACCGGGACGTGTCTCCGCAGAACGTGCTGGTGGGCTTCAACGGCAGCGTGAAAATTATCGACTTCGGCGTGGCCAAGGCCGCCAACAAGTTCAGCCAGACGACGGTGGGCCAGATCAAGGGCAAGCACGCGTACATGTCCCCGGAGCAGGCCAAGGGCGAGCCCCTGGACCACCGCTCGGACGTGTTCGGCCTGGGCACGGTGTTCTACGAGCTGCTGACCAACACGCGCCTCTTCAAGCGCGAGACGGAGCTGGCCACGCTCAAGGCGGTGGTGGCCGCCAAGGTGACTCCGCCCTCCGAGGTGGTGCAGAGCATCCCCAAGGCGATGGACGCGGTGATTCTCAAGGCGCTGGCGAAGAACCGGGACGAGCGCTTCGCCACCGCGGGCGACCTGCAGCTGGCCATCGAGGACTTCCTCTTCAAGCAGCAGCTGCCCGGCACCACGGCGCACCTGGCGGCCTTCATGCGCGAGCTGTACGCCGAGGAGCTGGAGGAGGAGTTCTCCAACGAGCCCACGGTCATCGCGTACGACCCGCGCCACATGAGCCGCCCCGGCAAGACGAAGGAGCCGCCTCCGCTGCTGGACGACCTGCCGCCGACGGCGCTGGTGCCCGCGCAAAAGCAGCAGACGCTCCCGCCCGCCGCCCCGAAGGTGGCCGGGGTGATTCCCAAGGCGCCCAAGGTCGCCCCCTCCTCGGACTCCTCCAAGGACACCAGCGGGTCTCGGAAGAGCTCCCGGAGCGGCAAGGGCGAAAAGTAG